The following coding sequences are from one Musa acuminata AAA Group cultivar baxijiao chromosome BXJ2-4, Cavendish_Baxijiao_AAA, whole genome shotgun sequence window:
- the LOC135610765 gene encoding probable receptor-like protein kinase At2g42960: protein MSSLREHLYDKTFLFGLKLWVVIGIIVAVSILGVLSILVICLNARSHRRSRRASNNLPVSQIPAVSKEIKEVRVEHVSASDFVARDGILLTLQDKSDGNESDKIMVHLGLGKSRHADENSHSDSFHYVEKDGSSHSGDEGSSGTVAMRRQSSYPITAPSPLTGLPEFSYVGWGHWFTLRDLEIATNRFSKDNVLGEGGYGVVYRGQLINGAPVAVKKLLNNLGQAEKEFRVEVEAIGHVRHKNLVRLLGYCVEGTQRMLVYEYVNNGNLEQWLHGAMRQRGSLTWEARIKILLGTAKALAYLHEAIEPKVVHRDIKSSNILIDDEFDAKVSDFGLAKLLGAGKSHITTRVMGTFGYVAPEYANTGLLNEKSDVYSFGVVLLEAITGRDPVDYGRPANEVNLVDWLKMMVASRRSEEVVDPNIETRPSTRALKRALLTALRCVDPDSEKRPKMGQVVRMLDSDEPIPREDRRRRRNRAGGMEIDSQREGSDTDKSDNPDSIYSSRKNRPSPTK from the exons ATGTCATCTCTGAGGGAACATTTATATGATAAAACATTTCTTTTTGGCCTTAAGTTATGGGTTGTAATCGGAATAATCGTTGCGGTCTCCATACTGGGTGTTCTTTCCATTCTAGTTATATGTCTTAATGCTAGGAGTCATAGGAGGTCAAGGAGGGCTTCCAACAATCTTCCAGTCAGTCAAATACCAGCAGTATCAAAGGAGATTAAAGAAGTGAGGGTTGAACATGTCTCAGCTAGTGACTTTGTTGCACGTGATGGGATTCTTCTTACACTACAAGATAAATCTGATGGAAATGAATCAGATAAGATTATGGTCCATTTGGGCCTGGGCAAATCAAGGCATGCTGATGAGAACAGTCATTCAGACTCATTTCATTACGTAGAGAAAGATGGTAGTTCCCATTCTGGTGACGAGGGAAGTTCAGGGACAGTTGCCATGCGTAGACAATCCTCTTATCCTATTACTGCTCCATCACCTTTGACTGGCCTCCCAGAGTTTTCTTACGTTGGTTGGGGTCACTGGTTTACCTTGAGGGACTTGGAAATTGCAACCAATCGATTTTCAAAAGATAATGTACTTGGGGAGGGTGGTTATGGTGTTGTTTATCGAGGGCAACTCATCAATGGTGCTCCTGTGGCTGTTAAGAAGCTTCTTAACAATCT AGGACAAGCAGAGAAGGAATTCAGAGTGGAAGTTGAGGCCATTGGTCATGTTCGCCACAAGAATCTAGTACGCCTTCTTGGATACTGTGTGGAGGGCACTCAGAG GATGCTAGTTTATGAGTATGTGAACAATGGAAATCTAGAACAATGGCTTCATGGAGCTATGCGTCAGCGGGGTTCTCTCACTTGGGAGGCTCGCATAAAGATACTTTTGGGCACTGCTAAGGC TCTTGCTTATTTACATGAGGCCATTGAACCAAAAGTCGTGCACCGAGATATCAAATCCAGTAATATATTGATTGATGACGAGTTTGATGCTAAGGTATCTGATTTTGGTTTGGCCAAGCTGCTGGGAGCTGGTAAAAGTCATATCACTACTCGAGTTATGGGAACCTTTGG TTATGTGGCACCAGAATATGCAAATACTGGACTGCTAAATGAAAAGAGTGATGTATACAGTTTTGGTGTTGTTCTTCTAGAAGCAATTACAGGGAGGGATCCTGTTGATTATGGGCGCCCTGCAAATGAG GTAAATCTAGTTGATTGGCTCAAAATGATGGTTGCAAGTAGGCGGTCAGAGGAAGTAGTGGATCCAAATATAGAAACAAGACCCTCTACAAGAGCACTTAAACGTgcccttttgactgctttgaggtgCGTTGATCCTGATTCAGAGAAGAGACCTAAGATGGGTCAGGTTGTCCGAATGCTGGACTCTGATGAGCCGATACCACGTGAG GACCGGAGACGCCGTCGAAATCGTGCAGGAGGCATGGAGATAGATTCCCAGAGGGAGGGTTCCGACACAGACAAAAGTGACAACCCAGATTCCATATATAGCAGCAGAAAGAACAGACCATCTCCAACCAAATGA
- the LOC135609188 gene encoding uncharacterized protein LOC135609188, giving the protein MDSANHSPAPDDAAMPTAAEEQFSKCGCCCFWVPCAASRARKSWERIRPPAAERSDGGCPTTRRRWWSRGWKALLKAREWSEPVAGPRWKTFVCRFRCRPRHGRRFGYDPMSYALNFDEGQDSDSDGDTVIRGFSARYAVPPVSAKSSMDLGDRIDPPFLVEDDD; this is encoded by the coding sequence ATGGACTCGGCCAACCACTCGCCGGCTCCGGACGACGCGGCGATGCCCACCGCGGCCGAGGAACAGTTCTCCAAGtgcggctgctgctgcttctgggtGCCCTGCGCCGCATCGCGGGCCCGCAAGTCCTGGGAGAGGATACGTCCCCCGGCGGCGGAGCGGAGCGACGGGGGATGCCCTACCACGAGGCGCCGGTGGTGGAGCAGAGGCTGGAAGGCTCTCCTCAAGGCAAGGGAGTGGTCCGAGCCCGTGGCCGGCCCCCGGTGGAAGACCTTCGTCTGCCGGTTCCGCTGCCGGCCCCGGCACGGCCGCAGGTTCGGCTACGACCCCATGAGCTACGCCCTCAACTTCGACGAAGGCCAGGACAGCGACTCGGACGGTGACACCGTCATTCGAGGGTTCTCCGCCAGGTACGCCGTGCCGCCGGTCTCGGCCAAGTCGTCCATGGATCTTGGGGACCGCATCGACCCTCCGTTCTTGGTTGAGGACGACGATTAG